One segment of Acidimicrobiales bacterium DNA contains the following:
- a CDS encoding ABC transporter permease, whose protein sequence is MPLAFVAMGELVAEKAGTLNISVEGGMLAGAFGAVVGSSVSGSAMIGLLAGIAIGGVVALVQAYLSHALTVNQFVVGLTLNILALGLTTFLFVSMSFNPERFPVWSIPPLAQIPVLGEVLFEQRAPFFAIYLLVPLAWFLIHRTRWGLEAQAVGENPQAADATGISVNLRRRQAIIIGGLYAGFGGAFLSIGAIGGFSPNMTAGRGFIAIAAVIFGAWSIKGALLGCFVFGFMDALRLALPALGIELNPQLLIASPYIMALLALYIFRQRQRQPRMLGIGFERRAV, encoded by the coding sequence GTGCCGCTGGCCTTCGTGGCGATGGGCGAGCTCGTCGCCGAGAAAGCAGGGACCCTCAACATCTCGGTCGAAGGGGGGATGCTTGCCGGGGCCTTCGGCGCGGTGGTCGGCTCCTCGGTCTCGGGATCTGCCATGATCGGGCTCCTCGCAGGAATCGCGATCGGCGGGGTTGTGGCCCTGGTGCAGGCCTACCTGTCCCACGCGCTCACGGTGAACCAGTTCGTGGTGGGCCTGACGCTGAACATCCTCGCTCTGGGTCTCACGACGTTCCTCTTCGTGTCAATGAGCTTCAATCCAGAGCGGTTCCCAGTCTGGTCGATCCCGCCCTTGGCCCAGATCCCTGTTCTCGGCGAGGTGCTGTTCGAGCAACGAGCCCCGTTCTTCGCCATCTACCTGCTCGTACCGCTCGCCTGGTTCCTGATCCATCGGACCCGGTGGGGTCTCGAGGCCCAAGCAGTGGGCGAGAACCCGCAGGCGGCGGATGCCACCGGCATCTCCGTGAACCTCCGGCGGCGGCAGGCGATCATCATCGGTGGCCTCTACGCCGGTTTCGGTGGGGCCTTCCTCTCGATCGGGGCCATCGGCGGTTTCAGCCCGAACATGACAGCGGGCCGAGGGTTCATCGCCATCGCCGCTGTGATCTTCGGGGCGTGGAGCATCAAGGGGGCCCTGCTCGGCTGCTTCGTGTTCGGGTTCATGGACGCACTTCGGCTCGCGTTGCCGGCCCTGGGCATCGAGCTCAACCCGCAGCTGCTCATCGCCTCTCCGTACATCATGGCACTCCTCGCCTTGTACATCTTCCGCCAGCGTCAGCGTCAACCACGAATGCTCGGCATCGGGTTCGAACGCAGAGCGGTGTGA